The following is a genomic window from Parabacteroides johnsonii DSM 18315.
ACTCTGCAGGTAATATGATTTTATTTTCCATCTATATCTAAAATATGCGATTATATTACAGCACAAATATAGGCTTATTTTCTAATACAAAAGTACTACAATTTCTTGGAATACGGAAGCATCATAGGGCAACCGCACCAAAAATCATAAGGGATAATCAATCCTTGTTTTTAGTACGGACATTTTTGTATAAAAGTTTTTTTTGCAAAACAACTATCATACTGTCATAACTAAATTTATATACCTGTAGGACAGCCTGTTATTCTATGATGGTTACTGTTTTCAACTATCATTCATCTATCATAACCATCATGGGTAAAAATCAATAAGGTATTATATATCAGCATTCTATAAAATTGCAGATATACTCTGAAGTTGATATAAAATATATAAATAGACTCATTTTTCCATGAATACAAGCTACTCTTTTACCAAAAGCAACTTGAAAAGTTTCTTTAGACCCGGGTGGCGGGATGCGGGAGATCCGGGTGTGGAAGATGTGGAGACCCGGATCTTGATGAAACCGAAACAAGGATGTGGGGCTGTTTATCTGCCTTGTCCGAGGAGGTTTTATGCACTGTTTCCGATTATAATTAGGCGGAATACCTACTTTTTTAACACAAATAGTCCCTTATGTTTGCTAATGATTATTTTGGCTAATAGAATATAAATATCACATTATCAGTGATATATGTAAAATTATAGGCAAAAAGTATGATAGTTGCATGATAGTAGTATGATAGTTTAAAGCAGAAACCATCATGCTTTAATCTGTTGAACAATAGTGCATAAAGGCAGAAAATGATAGTATGTTTCTCATGCAACGCTACCATGTATAAGACATCGCCTTGAAAGAACTGACCCAGTCATTCCTCACCAAAGAGAAGCTCAATCAAGACATGGAGAATCCGGAAAAAAGGTTGGGGAATATTGATAGTTTCCTGCCGGATTCATTCAAAAAACGGAAAGGAGGACAACGTATGTGGCGCGACACGATCATAGTAGAAGAAGACAACTGCATTGTCGCCACGGGTGACAATGTGCGGATGAATACCAGGGAGATAGCCGACCTTTTCAATATCACGGCGGCAAGCGTGAACCGTGCCGTGAAGCGGGTATTGAAGTCGGATGTATTGAACGACTATGAGGTGGTGAAACTCGTCCGTTTGGATAACGGATTGCTGCTGGAGTTCTACTCGTTGGACCCCATCATCGTGTTGTCTTACAAATGGAACACGTTTTACACCTTTGCTATCGGGATAAGGGAAAGCTCGCAACTCACTCGTTCAACTCGTTTGCGACAATCGGAACACAGCCGTACCACTCCGTAAAGCCGAAGCGACTCTGCATAGCCATCGCTCACTACCTCGCTACCTCTTATAGATGCGCCCCGCCAATCACTCATGCGCAACACTGCCACTTATCACTTCGGACTTATCCGCTACGGGTTGCCAACCGCATCTCCCTCGCTCCGAGTTGCAAAAGGAAATGCGCTCCCGATACCCGACAAAAACAACACAAGCCCCGATTTTGCCGGAGCTTACGAATGGGTGGTTGATTAGAATATCTTTATTCCTCTTTGATATACAGAAAATATGGGTCAAATAATTGCAATTCGGTATCAGTACGATCAAGTAACTGGTTGTTGATAAAAAAAGATTCAGCCCATAATTCTGCTGTAATCTTATTTTTTACAGAAATGGGTTCATTCCAAGCGTACAGTCCAATCTTGATACGCTTGATAACTCCCATATCTATAAGCTGTGTCAATGATACTCTGATAGCCTTTTTGCAAGTTCCGTTCAAAGGATAGTCTTTGCCAACAAGTTTGTTGATAGTATCTCTTGAAAGTTCTGTTTCCAAACGCATATATTTGGCTAAAAGAGTTGTAAAGTAATAGCAAAAAGGAAATCTGACATTGATAAGCGAAATTGCTATAACATTAGCCTCGAAAGGAATTTTAAGAGCCGCAAGAATTTTAGTTTTGTTTTGCACCAAAGTTTCATTTATTAAAGGATTCAATATTGAACTTTTGATGTAATTAAAAGTCAATTTGATATTATACTCCCCTGAAAACACCGAGTGTAGGTTTTCGAGCAAATACTGCTCGTTTATTTCGCCCTTGTTAAGATAGTCAGCAAGGGTGCAACAAAATATATCGAGCGGAACTCGCTGTTTGATACTTATTTGTATTGTTTTATCTGTCATTCTTTTGTAATCGTAATAAAGGGTATAAGTACTTCGAAGAAATGAGTGCCGCCATGGGTCACGTTCATCGGAATATTTGAAAAGCAGTGGTTTGAGGTCGGATAGTAAGTGCATGAAGCAGGGTCAATCTGAAGCACTTCTCCTCGGTGGTCTTGTTCAAACAACACGCGCGATGCCTGCGGAGCAAGCGTGACATGGCGTTTGCTCAATGACAGAGAGCCAACCTTTTCCGGCTGCGAAAGCAAACGGGAGGGTTTGGTTTCGATGTTTCCGTGGTCGGTGGTGATATACACTTTGAAGCCTTGTTGCAAAAGGTCGCCGATATTATTGAGCAAGTCTTCTTCCTCCACCCACAACTTTGTGGCGGCATGGAGATAACGGAAGTCATCGGAAGCGTGCATCTTCTCATCGAGGTCAACCGTTACCCAAGCCACTCGTTTGTATATGTCGCTTAGGGCAATCGTAGAACCGTGTTCATAAAGAATTTGGTTGCGATTGATAAAGCCTTTCGACAGCCAGAAATCTTCCCACATTTTACTCTCCGAGGAACTGCTTTGCTGGTAGCTGACAGACGGATATCTACCGAGGAATATAGCTTGGCGAGAGAGTTCGGTGACACTCGGTAGCCACGAATATATCACATCGGTCTGTGCGTTGATGTCAAAATACTTATTCTTCAAACTGTTTACCAACATCTGACTTTGCCAAAAGTTCATACCATCGACAACCACCAGAGCCAACTTGTCCTCTTTGGGCTGCTTACTGATAAACGGCAACACTTGACATACATTCTTCGGTGCTTTGTTGGCAGGAGGTGTGGTCGAGCTGATGATTGAAGCATAGCGTTCAACAAGGTGTTGCTGAAAGAGCGTATTGAGTTCGTCTACTTTCGGCATCAAGGCTGAAAGGTTTCCGATTTCGAGCGCACGAAGTATCAGTGCGCTTGCTTGTGGCAACCATTCTCCCGGCTTATCAATCTTGATTTTGGCAAACAGCTTATCCCATTCTGCAATGATGTTTTCAATTTTCTCCTTTGCACCCTCATACGAAGTTTGGTATTCGGCAATGATATGATGAGTGCGCAGTTCGTCAATCGAAACCCTGCCCGGATATTGATAAAGATAATTCAATGTACCGATAGATTGGTCTTTGATTAAAGCCCATTTATAGCGAGGAAAGATATGTCGAGCCACAAATTGGGTGGTGTCGGCATAAATTGCTATATCGTCCGGCACATCAAACTGCTCTCGCTGCACAAAAACAAAGCGGATGTTGGATTGCTCCTGCAATTCCTCTTTCACGGTGGTTTCCCACCAAAGGCGCAAGGTAAGGCTATCCCCCTCAGAGATGCGGAGCGAAGCATAAGTAAGCATCATGCGCACATCTTCGCGAGCCAGAAATTCATCGTAGGTTTGCACCACGACCAATCGCTTTTCGGAATATTCTCCGAAAAGGCGGTTGATAATTCCTTGTGGAAGATTCTTCTTGGCCATATTATATGCGGTTAGTGGCGATGTCGTAGTATTGCAACAGCACATCATCTTCGGTAAGTAGCGACTGCGGTATGCGGTCGCCTACCCGAACAATGGTGGCGAAGTCTTTCTCTTGATAGCAGTTCTTGAAGCCCGTGCGGAGTGCTTCAAGGCGAGCTTCCTTGATGCGCCCTTTGGGTTTCTCCGCAGCTTCCACATAAGTCTTAAACTCACGGAGCAAACGTCTGGTACGTACCTTTTCGAGGTCAGCCTCATTTTCCGCATCGGGAATATACCATTGGCTATCCTCGTTTTTCAAGAAGTTTTCTTCGAGAATCTGCATCAGTTCGGGAATAGCATCCCCTTTCTTCGGAGCAACGAGGTCTTGCATCCACTTCGGTTGCAAGTCTTGATAGGTCTGCGGTTTGTCGACAAGTTCGCGTTTGAGCCACTGCACACCATCTGCTTCGCTACCCACAAAGAGTGCAAGCGAAACCATTTCCGGGATCTGTCGCCGCAAGTCATCGTATTTAATGGCTTGTTCGGCGGTAAAGAACATACCGTCACGCTCTACAAAAGTATCGCGCAGGAAACGCTGAAACTCCGATGCGTCCATGGGAATTTGGCGACCGTTTTGCACAAAGAAAGCAATCAGTCGGTCGTACAAAATCTTCGGGCTGCGCTCCACAACAGCAGTTGTCTTCTTCTCGTTGACAATAATCACGGGAAGACGTGTCAGCAGTTCTTCGATAAACGATTGTGTGCTGACAAATATATTTTGGTTGTCGTCCGACTGCCTCATATTCTCGAAATGTGCAAGTAACTTCTCGCTCGGCTTAAAACAAGAAATAATAAGATCTTGCTTAACGGCTGTGGTTGTGGTTACAGATTTATATGACCCTTGTTTTTTGTCAAGAGAAGCGACATTAGCAATAATGAAACCTACAGATGTTATAGCACTCTGTATAAAATTCCATACACTTGCTTTTGTATTACTAAACTCTACAGTCATCCACCTGCCAGGTTTCAAAATACGATAATATTCAGAAAAGCATTTCTGCATTTCATTATGATAAAATGCAGGACTTTTACCTTGTGCCGAATTTTCTATTACTTCTGTTTCATTGTTTGTTGTCACTCTTAGCCAAGCCTCAGGCAAACTGTTTAATTCAGAGTAATTAATATTAGCTCCAAATGGAGGATCGGTAAAAATGTAGTCAACGCTATTTGTGTACATATTCTGTTTTAATGCTGAAGCAACTTGTATGACGTTGTCAAAGCTATGGGGCAAATATGGTTCAGCTTTTAAGAGAAGACGTAATTTGTCTCCAATTTGCTCAAGTACAGAAGTCTCAACTGGGAAAGGAGGAATATAAAGAGTCCCTTTGAGGTTACCCGCATTCCATCCACCGCCACCATGAAAATAGTTGTTTATATGAACTCTTTGCATTTTTGTTGACCTGCCTATCATCGCAGTAAACAGGAACATCAATTTACTCGGATACTTTGATTCATATATCTTCTTGAATAGAATTGATAATGCAATTAAGTTTCTTCGAGTATAAAACTGATGTACATAAAAATACCCTTGTGTTTTTTTAGGCTGCTCTGTATTGTAGCCTTCAGGCAAAAGTTGAATAGGAATATATTTAGTATCAATCGGATGTTGGTCTATTTTCTTCAACAAATCAATATCATAAGCTAATGGTTCACGCTCGATATGTTTACCTTTTACAGTATAAACCATTACTACTGGAACATGCTTAATGACATTGACTACGTCGTCAATAACATCGTCATATACAGTTTGAAATGAACGTTTAGCAGTTGCTTTTGTGTGAGAACATTTACAATAAGGACATTCGAAATTATCTAATAATCCTTCTTTCTCTTTACTCATAGCAGAATCCCAATAGATGAATTCCTTACCACAATTTTGACATATTGCCACATCACTCCAAACCATATAGTTAATGCAACCAATAGGTTTATTGTCGTGCAGAGTTGTATACATCCACCCACATTCATCTTTCAATTCATTCATGATACGTTGCGTTTCACTTTTCAAAAGTGAAATGTCAGTAGGAGAATTATAGTTGTTCGAGATCATCGATGCATATGGTGATAAATCACCACAAATAGCATGTCTTTTTCCCCATTTAGGCTTATGTCCTACCGAATTAACAAACTCGCTTTCTATTTTTGAATGCCATTCATTATTAGATTTAGCACAAGCCTGCGCTGCCACGCCAGTCATACCCGTACCACAAAAGCCATCGAATATAATATCACCCGGCTGCGTATAATGCAAGATATATCGCATAATGGCAGGGTGTGGTACTTTTGTATGATAAGTGTGAGCTGTATAAACCGGGTTGTTCTTTCCCTCGCTTACATCAGCAGAATACGGTTCAGTCACCTCGAAGTCCGTTTTTCTCAATCCTTTTGCTTCGAGGTCTTTTTTCTCCGCTTCCCATTCTGCGATAAAATCGTTGAGCCAAGGGTTCGGGCAAGCGGTATAATATGGAGGGTCGGAAAGTGCGATGATGTCATCGTCCTCGCCAATTGGGAAGCCCTCGATGTTGCGCAGTTCGGGCAGTTTACGGCGCAGTTCGGCACGGAAATATTCGCGCCGTTCATCGTCATTGGAAAAGGTCAGTCCCAGTACGGTTACCGGGCCTTTCTGCTCGGTTGCGGTTTCCTCCTCGAGCTCCAAGCCAAGAGAGGGTTCACCAGAATTATATGTCTTTTTACTCATTGTCAGAATTATTTAGACGGAAAATAATGCGTACTTTGTCGCGTTTCTTGCAGCCGATAAGGTTCATAACGAGCCTATCCATTCTTGCGGTAAACTCATCGACCGACATAGCGCGACTAAATTGCTCGTTGAGCACCGCAGGAGTTATCTCCACTTCTTCGAGGTCTTGCGAAACGTGCTTGATAAACTCAATAACCGTGCGTGCCGAATAGTCGGAATCAATCTGTACCAGCCCGTTTGTTATACCTTGGGCATAACTGCGGTCTTCCTCTTTAAGCAATTTTAGCGTGTCTTGCGTATGCTGCGAGTTCAGGAAATCGATGATGTCTTGATGCCAAGAGCGATAGATGTTTTCGAGTTCCCGACGCAGTTCGGTAATAGTCTTCTGCGAGGGAGTGCTTGAAATCGGATTGAAACCACTGATAGGATTCGGAAAATTCTGAATATCCGAATTGACAGACGGCTGCGGCACACGCAGACGGGTGAAGTCAGACAGCCAAGATGTGAACACCGCAGGGTTCAATATGGTGCAGTCGCGCAAAATTTGACACACTCGATATTCCGAGGAATTGAGCACCGCATTGCGCTCGCCCTGCTGAATATCATTCAAGCAAACGGCATTGTAGCGAAGCAAGAAGTAGTCGATGTATGCTTGTTTGATTTCGGCAAGCGAAGTTTGCAAAGCATTGACCTCCTGCTCCGAACTATTTACCGGGTCGAAAGCGAGAGCCGCCTCAATTTGTCGGTCAAGGTTCGTCATCAGGTTGCTTCCTGCAGGAACATACTGCTTTGCCGAGGTCAAATAGTTAATCAAGTCGGAAAGTTTGCGAACAACACCCATACGCAGTTTAGTGTCGGTAATCAACTTTTGCACCTCCTCCAAACGCGCAATACGGTCGAGTGGAATTTGCAGGTTGCGGATTTTAGCCTTAGAGGTATAGGTGGCGAGTTGGTCGTAAAAACCTTTGAGTGCAGGAGTTTCCAAGCGCAGATAATGCAGCAGTTCCTCGCCAAACACTTTCTCCCCGGCAATGGTGATTTCCGCAAGTTCGTTCATCATACGACCTTGGAAAGTGGCAACTTGTGCCGCCAGTTCTCGTGCCTTATTCGATATAGTGGCAAAAGTGTCGGTAAAATCAAGTTTGTTGGAAAGGTCTTGTCCAATAAAC
Proteins encoded in this region:
- a CDS encoding PglZ domain-containing protein, which gives rise to MAKKNLPQGIINRLFGEYSEKRLVVVQTYDEFLAREDVRMMLTYASLRISEGDSLTLRLWWETTVKEELQEQSNIRFVFVQREQFDVPDDIAIYADTTQFVARHIFPRYKWALIKDQSIGTLNYLYQYPGRVSIDELRTHHIIAEYQTSYEGAKEKIENIIAEWDKLFAKIKIDKPGEWLPQASALILRALEIGNLSALMPKVDELNTLFQQHLVERYASIISSTTPPANKAPKNVCQVLPFISKQPKEDKLALVVVDGMNFWQSQMLVNSLKNKYFDINAQTDVIYSWLPSVTELSRQAIFLGRYPSVSYQQSSSSESKMWEDFWLSKGFINRNQILYEHGSTIALSDIYKRVAWVTVDLDEKMHASDDFRYLHAATKLWVEEEDLLNNIGDLLQQGFKVYITTDHGNIETKPSRLLSQPEKVGSLSLSKRHVTLAPQASRVLFEQDHRGEVLQIDPASCTYYPTSNHCFSNIPMNVTHGGTHFFEVLIPFITITKE
- a CDS encoding DNA methyltransferase, producing MSKKTYNSGEPSLGLELEEETATEQKGPVTVLGLTFSNDDERREYFRAELRRKLPELRNIEGFPIGEDDDIIALSDPPYYTACPNPWLNDFIAEWEAEKKDLEAKGLRKTDFEVTEPYSADVSEGKNNPVYTAHTYHTKVPHPAIMRYILHYTQPGDIIFDGFCGTGMTGVAAQACAKSNNEWHSKIESEFVNSVGHKPKWGKRHAICGDLSPYASMISNNYNSPTDISLLKSETQRIMNELKDECGWMYTTLHDNKPIGCINYMVWSDVAICQNCGKEFIYWDSAMSKEKEGLLDNFECPYCKCSHTKATAKRSFQTVYDDVIDDVVNVIKHVPVVMVYTVKGKHIEREPLAYDIDLLKKIDQHPIDTKYIPIQLLPEGYNTEQPKKTQGYFYVHQFYTRRNLIALSILFKKIYESKYPSKLMFLFTAMIGRSTKMQRVHINNYFHGGGGWNAGNLKGTLYIPPFPVETSVLEQIGDKLRLLLKAEPYLPHSFDNVIQVASALKQNMYTNSVDYIFTDPPFGANINYSELNSLPEAWLRVTTNNETEVIENSAQGKSPAFYHNEMQKCFSEYYRILKPGRWMTVEFSNTKASVWNFIQSAITSVGFIIANVASLDKKQGSYKSVTTTTAVKQDLIISCFKPSEKLLAHFENMRQSDDNQNIFVSTQSFIEELLTRLPVIIVNEKKTTAVVERSPKILYDRLIAFFVQNGRQIPMDASEFQRFLRDTFVERDGMFFTAEQAIKYDDLRRQIPEMVSLALFVGSEADGVQWLKRELVDKPQTYQDLQPKWMQDLVAPKKGDAIPELMQILEENFLKNEDSQWYIPDAENEADLEKVRTRRLLREFKTYVEAAEKPKGRIKEARLEALRTGFKNCYQEKDFATIVRVGDRIPQSLLTEDDVLLQYYDIATNRI